TGCATGCCAGCCAATAGCATCAATATAAAAAGTCTTAGTATTCTTAAGGTTTTCATGGTATGGTTTTATATTGGTAAAATTATAAAAAATTGATGTTAGTTTAGTTTGGCCGATAGGGTTTGAAAAAGTTTTATTGCCTTAAATTTCTCGTCATCAAGGGTGTACGATATGTTTTGTTTCAAGTAGGTTATAGCAGCTTCACGACTTATTGAGAGGGGGCTAAATTCGTCGACCGCTTTTTCAATTGAGTTTACACCAAGTTTAAGTCCCTTGTTAAGTTCCTCAATAAGTTCCTTAGGTAAACGTTTTGTTGTTGCCCATACAGCAAAAACAAAGGGTAAACCATATGCATTGAACCACTCATTCGATAAATCCACTACATATGCAAAGTGATTTTCAGCATCAAAAACTCTATCACCAATTAAAACGATAGCCTCGTATTCTTTGAGTAATTTGTAATTATCTGAAGGTTTTAAGGGAATAAAGTCTGGTGTAATATTCCACACATTCTGACATAAAATTTTGACAAGGATTACCGAAGTGCGCGACTGGTAATCGAGGTATATTCTTTTAATATCGTTTATATTACTATTACTCATAAGTGCCACTGAACGTACTTTTCCAATAGAGCCAATGCAATAATTGCTTACAATATCAAACGAACTAAAATCGCTCAATGCACCAACAGGCAGTAAACTCAAATCAACCTGGTTGCTGGAAAGTTTTCGGGCGCATTCTGCCGGGTAATCGTATAAAAGTTCAATTTTGTTGAATACCGGTGAATGCTTTAATCCATAAGCAAAAGGCGCTGTATTTAAATACGATATGGCCGATACCTTATACTTTTTCATGGCAAAATATTAGTTTGCTAAGGTAGCAATTTTGAAAAGTTATTGTTCATTGCTAAAAAACCTGCTTACATAAACCTTTAACATTGAGTTATGTTTAGTAAATTTGGGCAAATTTTGAAAAACATGTTGAATCATAGTTTGCATTCCATTTCTCCAATCGATGGCCGTTATGCAAAAAAAACAGAATCGCTGTCGGGTTACTTTTCCGAGTTTGCCCTAATTAAGTATAGGGTTTGGGTTGAACTTGAATATTTTATTGCCCTTTGTGAAATTCCTTTGCCTCAACTCCAGGGGTTTGATAAATCAAAATTCACCATACTCCGCGAAATCTACAAAAGCTTTGGTGAATCCGATGCGCTTAGGGTTAAGGAAATAGAAAAGGTTACCAACCACGATGTAAAGGCAGTAGAATACTTTCTGCGAGAGAGGTTCGATGCCTATGGTTTAGAGTCGTATAAGGAATTTATACACTTTGGTTTAACATCGCAGGATGTAAATAACACTGCATTCCCTGCAATGCTCCGCGATTCCCTTAAGGCTGAATATCTCCCATTGCTTGAAAAGTTATTGGCAAAGCTTAAAGAGCTGAGTACCCAGTGGGCCGATATTCCCATGCTAGCCCATACTCACGGTCAACCAGCATCGCCAACTCGATTGGGCAAAGAGTTTCGGGTTTTTGTGGAACGCATTGAGGTTCAGCTAGAGCAGCTCGAGCACATACCGTACTCGGCAAAATTTGGGGGAGCAACTGGAAATTTCAATGCACATATTGCAGCCTATCCAAGTATTGACTGGGTAGGATTTGCAAATCAATTTGTGAACTACAAGTTGGGATTGCACCGGAGCCAAACTACAACCCAAATAGAACATTACGATAACCTTGCCGCCATGTTCGATTGCTTGCGGCGTATCAACAGCATTCTTATTGATTTTAGCCGCGATGTTTGGATGTACATCTCCATGGAATACTTCAAGCAAAAAATTAAGGAAGGCGAGGTGGGCTCATCGGCCATGCCCCATAAGGTAAATCCGATAGACTTTGAGAATGCCGAAGGCAATTTAGGATTGGCGAATGCTTTATTTGACCATATGGCCAATAAGCTTCCAATCTCACGCCTTCAGCGCGATTTAACCGATTCAACCGTTATCAGGAACATTGGTGTTCCCATTGCACATTCCTTTATCGCATTAAAATCAATACTTAATGGACTTGACAAGCTAATTGTCAATATTGATGCTATTAATGCTGACTTACAGAGTAACTGGATGGTAATTGCTGAGGGAATTCAAACAATTCTTCGCCGCGAAGGTTACCCAAACCCTTACGATGCTTTAAAACTGCTTACCCGAACAAACCAGCAGGTTACATCTGAGACCTTTACAAGCTTTGTTAATAGCCTGAACGTAAAAGATTCGGTTAAAAGGGAGCTATTAGAGCTGACTCCTTTCACTTACCTTGGTATTAAATAGTTTTAATTATCGACAATAAAATCTATTCAAACTAATCTCACTAAATAAATAGGTTACTTTTGCAATCATTATAAACACTTGCTATGAAGAAATTTATCCGAATACTCAAATACCTTTATCCATTCAAATGGTATGTTGTGATTAATGTTTTTAGCAATGTGCTAGCAGCAGTCTTTTCATTGTTCTCATTGGCTATGCTAATACCCTTTTTACAGCTTCTTTTTGGAACAGTTCCTCTTGTTGAGGTAAAACCAGAGTTTGTGATTTCCGCAAAGGGCCTTGCTCAATACCTTAACTACTACTTAAGTGAAATAATTAAAACCCACGACAGAGCATCGGCGTTACTATTTGTTATTGTATTGGTTTTAGTAGCCTCGTTCCTTAAGAACCTCTTTACTTACCTTTCATTATACTATTTGGCTCCCATCAGAACTGGTGTATTACAAAACATGCGAAACCTACTTTACCGCAAGGTTGTCGATTTACCTCTTGGATACTTCACCGAGGAAAAGAAGGGAGATATTATCAGCAAGATGACAAACGATGTAAACGAAATAGAGATTTCAATCATTCGTTCATTGGAGATGTTCTTCCGCGATCCAATCATAATAATCATACACCTGATCGGTCTTATCTACATTAGCCCACAGCTAACCCTTTTTGTTCTACTCATTTTACCTCTTACCGGAGGTGTAATTGGAAGGGTGGGTAAGAACCTTCGGAAAACTTCATTTAAAGGACAAACCAAGATGGGCATTATCCTTACCATGATTGAGGAAACCATAGGCGGATTAAGAGTGATAAAAGCTTTTAATGCCGAAAACAAAGTGATATCGCGTTTCGAAAGCATGAATAGCTTTTACTCCTTGCTGATGAAAAAGATGTGGCGTAGGCGCGATTTGGCTTCACCTCTCAGCGAATTCCTTGGTACCGTTGTGGTTGTTCTTGTTCTGTGGTATGGAGGTAATCTAATATTTGCGGGCAAGGGCAATTTAGGCCCTGAGGCATTAATTGCTTACATTGGAATATTTTACATGATTATTAACCCTGCCAAGTCGTTTTCAAATGCATACTATAACGTACTTAAGGGTCTTGCTTCAGCTGATAGGGTCGATACCATTCTAAATGCCGAAAATCCGATCAAGGTTAGTGCTGGTGCTAAAACCATTGAATCGTTTAATCATGATATTGAATTCCGCAATGTAAGCTTTAAGTACCAGGACGATTGGGTTCTTAAAAACATTAACCTTACTATAAAAAAAGGTATGACTGTTGCCCTTGTAGGGCAATCGGGTTCGGGTAAGAGTACCATGGTCGACCTTATACCCCGTTTTTGGGATGTTACTGAGGGTGAAATTCTAATTGATGGTGTAAATATCAAGGATTACGACATAGCCAGTTTGAGGAATCTGATGGGTAATGTTAATCAGGATCCAATTCTGTTCAACGATACCTTTTATAATAATATAGCGTTCGGAGTTGATGGAGCCAAAATGGAAGATGTGGTAAATGCGGCTAAAATTGCAAATGCTCACGATTTTATTATTGCCACCCCCAATGGATACCATACCAATGTAGGCGATAGGGGAAGTAAACTTTCCGGTGGACAGCGCCAAAGGGTTAGCATAGCCAGAGCAATTCTGAAAAATCCACCTATCATGATACTCGATGAGGCAACCAGTGCTCTTGACACCGAGTCGGAAAGGTTGGTTCAGGATGCCATTGATAACCTCATGAAACACCGTACCTCCATTGTTATTGCACACAGGCTTTCTACTATCCGCAAGGCCGACTTAATTTGTGTCCTTCATGAAGGCGAAATTGTTGAGCGCGGAAAACACGACGAACTGCTTGAACTTAACGGTTACTATGCTAGGCTTCACAGTATGCAGTTACTGTAAAGTTACTGGACATTAGCTATTTTGCCGTTCTATTCAGGAACGGCTTTTTTATGTTGATTTTTTTTGAGCGGAATGAATTGAACAATTTGGCAGAGCCGTTCTCGGTTCGAACCCTTCGGCCCGGTATGAATAAAAAAAGTAGGAACACAACATTCCTACTTTGTGGCGGAGAGAGGGGGATTACTCGCAATGCTCGTGAACTCGAACGGCAGAGCCGTTCTCGGTTCGAACCCTTCAACCCGGTATGAATAAAAAAAAGTAGGAACACAACATTCCTACTTTGTGGCGGAGAGAGAGGGATAACTCGCATTGCTCGTGAGCTCGAACGGCAGAGCCGTTCTCGGTTCGAACCCTTCAACCCGGTATGAATAAAAAAAGTAGGAACACAACATTCCTACTTTGTGGCGGAGAGAGAGGGATTCGAACCCTCGGACCCGGTTACCCGGGTCAACGGTTTTCGAGACCGCCCCGTTCGACCGCTCCGGCATCTCTCCGTTATTCCGTTTTGGCTTGCAAAAATAATTACTTTATATCTATATCCAAACATATAGAACAAGTTTTTGCAATTGTTGTTACTTTTGTAATAAATATAAATATATAAATAGATGAATATGAATTTAAAGACCAAAGTGGATCACTTTTACCAATGGTTCAAGGCAAAGAAAAGGATTACCTATCCTGTTCTTGCAGTTGCAATTGGAATAGTAGCGGGTTACCTTTACTATTATTATATAGGGTGTAACAGTGGTAGTTGCCCAATAACCTCATCGCCATGGAGTAGTATGGGGATAGGTGGGCTAATGGGGTGGTTGTTGGTGTCAAAATAAAAAACGAAGGGATTTACCCTTCGTTTTTTTGGCGGAGAAAGAGGGATTCGAACCCCCGGTCCGCGTAAACGGACAACGGTTTTCAAGACCGCCGCATTCGACCACTCTGCCATTTCTCCGCTGCAAAAATAGTTGCTTTTTCCTTTTTGACAAATAGCTTGTTGAAAAAATGTTGAAAAAAGTATACTTTTACTTGCATTGTATCAAAAAAACACTGTAAATTAGCATCATATAAAGAGAATGGTTTATAAAAATCAACAAAAATGGCTATCGGGGCAAAAAAATATTTCAAAAAACTTGCATTTATTCATAAATGTAATAATTTTGTCTTTGATAGTCAACTAACTATTATTAACCCTAAATTCTATTTGTTATGAACAAAGCACAATTAATCGATGCAATTGCTGCTGAAGCCAAGATTACCAAGGCCGATGCTAAGAAAGCTCTTGACGCTTTCATCAAGACTACCGGTAACGCTCTTAAGAAAGGTGACCGCGTTGCTCTAGTAGGTTTTGGCTCTTTCTCAGTTGCTAAGAGAAATGCTAGAACTGGCCGCAACCCTCAAACCGGAAAGCCCATCAACATTAAGGCTAAAAAGGTTGTTAAGTTCAAAGCTGGTAGCGAACTTAGTGGAAAAGTTAACTAATTATTTGCTTTTTTTTCAAAAAGGAGAGCCTGCATTGGTTCTCCTTTTTTATTTTTGTTCAATGAAGCTGAATATTGACCCCACCGATAAAGAGCTACGCAAAAGGCTGATTGATTACCTGTCGCAATTTATTTACGATAGAAGGTATCAGCTATTCAGGAGCATCATTTGTAATAGAACACGCTACGTCACTGTTGTTCTTGAAGATATCTACCAGGCTCAGAATGCAAGCGCTACCCTTAGAACTTGCGATTGTTTAGGCGTTCAGGACATACACATAATTGAAAATCGCAACAAATTCTCAGTTGATAGCGAGGTTGATATGGGGGCTTCCAAATGGCTTACTCTACGCCGGTACAACAAGCTTGAGAATAACACCCTTGAGGCGATTAACGCCCTAAGAGAAAAGGGATATAGAATTGTTGCTACTACTCCGCACGATAATGATTGTACTATTAGGGAACTCGATTTATCAAAGGGAAAGGTTGCTTTGCTTTTTGGTACTGAGCTTACCGGTTTATCGGAATTAGCCCTCAAAAACGCCGATGAGTATGTTAGAATACCTATGTTTGGCTTCACTGAGAGTTACAATATTTCGGTTTCAGTTGCCTTAACCCTTTATGAGCTAACAAACAGGATTCGGAGTTCTGAAATTAATTATAGGTTATCGCCCGATGAACAGGATAAGCTGATGCTTCAGTGGCTGAGGGCTTCAATCCGTAACTCAAGTTTGATAGAAAAACGTTTTTTTAATGAACTAAAAATGCATTAGCCTGAATTTTTTCTATCAATTTTTTGTAAATTCGTAAAAAAATCACAGCAAAACAATTGGTTATGAACTGTATACTTGTAGATGACGATGAGATGTCGAGAAGGTTAATTGAGGACTATGCTTCAAGGGTTGACTTTATCAGTCTGGTTCGCTCTTTCTCCAATCCTATTGAGGCGCTAAGTTTCCTTCAAAACCAAAACGACGATGTTCATTTGGTTTTTCTTGATATCGAAATGCCCGAGATGTCGGGAATCGATTTTCTCGAGACCAGTTCAGCTAAACCCCAAGTTGTTATTATATCGTCAAAGGAAAAGTATGCCCTAAAGGCATTTGACTACAGTGTAACCGATTACCTTTTAAAACCCATTACTTTCCCTCGATTTTTTAAAGCAGTATCCCGATCCTATGAGCGTTACAACCAGTTACGTTCGCCATTCGACGATGATAGGGAAATTTTTATCAAGAAAAATAACTCGCTGGTACGGGTTAGGTATGGCGATATCCTTTGGATTGAGGCAATGGAAAACTACGTGATTATTGTGACCAGCCATGAACGGTTTACCATTCATTTAACCATGAAATCTATTGAAAATCAACTACCCAGCGTGAGGTTTAAGCGTGTTCATCGCTCCTTTATAGTTAATGTTGGTAAAATTGAATCCATTGAGGATAACGTGATATCGATACGGAGCAACGAAGGTCGTAAAACCATTCCCATTGGAAAATCGTATCGCGAGTCATTGATAAACGAGCTAAAACTAATTGCAAATAAGTAGGACGAAATGAATGTGTTGAGGCAGCTCTTTCTGGAGCATTTAGCCCAAACATCGGAATCGCCCCTAATGCTTGAGATAAATAAAGCTGACGGGGTTTTTCTATTTGGGCCAGATGGTAAAAAGTATTTCGATTTAATTTCCGGCATCTCAGTAAGTAACCTTGGTCATGGGAACCCCATGGTGGTTAAAGCTGTTCAGAATCAAGCGGCTGATTTCATGCACCTTATGGTTTACGGGGAGTACATCCAAAAACCTCAGGTTGAGCTCACCGCTCAACTTACCAGGTTACTGCCTGAGAATTTAAATTCGGTTTACCTTGTTAACTCTGGTAGCGAGGCCGTTGAGGGTGCGCTTAAGCTAGCAAAACGATTTACCGGTAGGAGTGAGATTGTAGCATTCAAAAATGCATACCATGGAAGCACACATGGCGCTTTAAGCGTAATGGGTTGCGAGGAGCAGAAGCGAAACTACCGCCCCCTACTCCCCGATGTACGTATATTAAACTTTAATAGTATAGCCGATTTAGATCAAATTACAACCCGAACAGCCTGCGTGATCATTGAGCCCATACAGGGCGAAGGAGGTATTCGATTACCTAACGTTGATTACCTTCGTAAGTTGAAACAACGATGCAGTGAAACGGGTGCATTACTAATATTTGATGAGATACAGACTGGAATGGGGCGTACTGGAAGCATGTTTGCTTTCCAAAGATTTGAGGTTATCCCTGACATT
The genomic region above belongs to Tenuifilum sp. 4138str and contains:
- a CDS encoding menaquinone biosynthetic enzyme MqnA/MqnD family protein — encoded protein: MKKYKVSAISYLNTAPFAYGLKHSPVFNKIELLYDYPAECARKLSSNQVDLSLLPVGALSDFSSFDIVSNYCIGSIGKVRSVALMSNSNINDIKRIYLDYQSRTSVILVKILCQNVWNITPDFIPLKPSDNYKLLKEYEAIVLIGDRVFDAENHFAYVVDLSNEWFNAYGLPFVFAVWATTKRLPKELIEELNKGLKLGVNSIEKAVDEFSPLSISREAAITYLKQNISYTLDDEKFKAIKLFQTLSAKLN
- the purB gene encoding adenylosuccinate lyase: MLNHSLHSISPIDGRYAKKTESLSGYFSEFALIKYRVWVELEYFIALCEIPLPQLQGFDKSKFTILREIYKSFGESDALRVKEIEKVTNHDVKAVEYFLRERFDAYGLESYKEFIHFGLTSQDVNNTAFPAMLRDSLKAEYLPLLEKLLAKLKELSTQWADIPMLAHTHGQPASPTRLGKEFRVFVERIEVQLEQLEHIPYSAKFGGATGNFNAHIAAYPSIDWVGFANQFVNYKLGLHRSQTTTQIEHYDNLAAMFDCLRRINSILIDFSRDVWMYISMEYFKQKIKEGEVGSSAMPHKVNPIDFENAEGNLGLANALFDHMANKLPISRLQRDLTDSTVIRNIGVPIAHSFIALKSILNGLDKLIVNIDAINADLQSNWMVIAEGIQTILRREGYPNPYDALKLLTRTNQQVTSETFTSFVNSLNVKDSVKRELLELTPFTYLGIK
- a CDS encoding ABC transporter ATP-binding protein translates to MKKFIRILKYLYPFKWYVVINVFSNVLAAVFSLFSLAMLIPFLQLLFGTVPLVEVKPEFVISAKGLAQYLNYYLSEIIKTHDRASALLFVIVLVLVASFLKNLFTYLSLYYLAPIRTGVLQNMRNLLYRKVVDLPLGYFTEEKKGDIISKMTNDVNEIEISIIRSLEMFFRDPIIIIIHLIGLIYISPQLTLFVLLILPLTGGVIGRVGKNLRKTSFKGQTKMGIILTMIEETIGGLRVIKAFNAENKVISRFESMNSFYSLLMKKMWRRRDLASPLSEFLGTVVVVLVLWYGGNLIFAGKGNLGPEALIAYIGIFYMIINPAKSFSNAYYNVLKGLASADRVDTILNAENPIKVSAGAKTIESFNHDIEFRNVSFKYQDDWVLKNINLTIKKGMTVALVGQSGSGKSTMVDLIPRFWDVTEGEILIDGVNIKDYDIASLRNLMGNVNQDPILFNDTFYNNIAFGVDGAKMEDVVNAAKIANAHDFIIATPNGYHTNVGDRGSKLSGGQRQRVSIARAILKNPPIMILDEATSALDTESERLVQDAIDNLMKHRTSIVIAHRLSTIRKADLICVLHEGEIVERGKHDELLELNGYYARLHSMQLL
- a CDS encoding DUF6132 family protein, with the translated sequence MNMNLKTKVDHFYQWFKAKKRITYPVLAVAIGIVAGYLYYYYIGCNSGSCPITSSPWSSMGIGGLMGWLLVSK
- a CDS encoding HU family DNA-binding protein, with the protein product MNKAQLIDAIAAEAKITKADAKKALDAFIKTTGNALKKGDRVALVGFGSFSVAKRNARTGRNPQTGKPINIKAKKVVKFKAGSELSGKVN
- a CDS encoding TrmH family RNA methyltransferase; translation: MKLNIDPTDKELRKRLIDYLSQFIYDRRYQLFRSIICNRTRYVTVVLEDIYQAQNASATLRTCDCLGVQDIHIIENRNKFSVDSEVDMGASKWLTLRRYNKLENNTLEAINALREKGYRIVATTPHDNDCTIRELDLSKGKVALLFGTELTGLSELALKNADEYVRIPMFGFTESYNISVSVALTLYELTNRIRSSEINYRLSPDEQDKLMLQWLRASIRNSSLIEKRFFNELKMH
- a CDS encoding LytR/AlgR family response regulator transcription factor, whose protein sequence is MNCILVDDDEMSRRLIEDYASRVDFISLVRSFSNPIEALSFLQNQNDDVHLVFLDIEMPEMSGIDFLETSSAKPQVVIISSKEKYALKAFDYSVTDYLLKPITFPRFFKAVSRSYERYNQLRSPFDDDREIFIKKNNSLVRVRYGDILWIEAMENYVIIVTSHERFTIHLTMKSIENQLPSVRFKRVHRSFIVNVGKIESIEDNVISIRSNEGRKTIPIGKSYRESLINELKLIANK
- a CDS encoding aspartate aminotransferase family protein; amino-acid sequence: MNVLRQLFLEHLAQTSESPLMLEINKADGVFLFGPDGKKYFDLISGISVSNLGHGNPMVVKAVQNQAADFMHLMVYGEYIQKPQVELTAQLTRLLPENLNSVYLVNSGSEAVEGALKLAKRFTGRSEIVAFKNAYHGSTHGALSVMGCEEQKRNYRPLLPDVRILNFNSIADLDQITTRTACVIIEPIQGEGGIRLPNVDYLRKLKQRCSETGALLIFDEIQTGMGRTGSMFAFQRFEVIPDILLLAKAFGGGMPLGAFISSKEIMRVLTHNPILGHITTFGGHPVSCAAAIASLNFLIHEKVVEQVEHKGSIIAEALAKHPKVREVRRAGLMMAVELGTFDTVQALIKYGLDHGFILDWFLFCNTAVRIAPPLIITEDECRTVANLIVEGLNAIQ